TAAACCGCTGCATTTTAAAGGACCATTCTCAGAAAAGGTTCCGATGATTAAAAAGCCATCAACAGACTTGTTGACAATGGATTTATATTTTTCGATTTCTTCGTCAGTTGTTAAAAAATGAAAAGCAGCGCGATCATGCCAAACGTCATAAGTTTCTGTTGGCTCAAAATCCAGAATATCGCTGACAATCCAGGTTACTTTTTTTGCTTTTTCAACTAAACGTATTTTTGCTTTCTCCAGGGCATTTTCAGAAATATCGAGAACAGTAATATTTTCAAAACCTTGGTTTAATAAATGATCAACCAACTTGCTGTCTCCTCCACCGATGTCTATGATTTTCGCAGATTTATCTAAACCAAATGAATGAATAAAAGCCAAAGAAGTTTTCGGAATTTCCTGCGTCCAACTTACTTCATCCGGGTTTTTGGTTTCGTACACGGTTTCCCAGTGTTTCTTTCTCTGTACATTCATTTATTTAGTATTAAAATTTAATTTATTTACTCTTAGAAAATTGCTCGTTAAAAAATTATTTACCTTTAAAGCAACAACCAAATGTAAATCTTTATTTCGAAATTTTAAATCCTAAATTCTCAACGGTTTTCTTTGCAATATTGTGATCATTCTCCCCACTTCCACCTCCAGAAATTCCTATACTTCCAATCAGATCGCCATCTTTAAAAATAGGCATTCCGCCACCAAGCAGTAAAAGTTCCGGTAAAGTATTAAGGTTGCGGGCATCCGTACTTTTAGCCGCATTATTCATTAAATCCCAAGAGGCGTTTTTGGTAGAAAATGAAGTGTAGGCTTTTCTGCGAGACGCTTCTGTATTATGAGGTCCAACATTATCTCCTTTTAATAACAATAAAACAACTCCGGAATTATTCAAAACTGCGATTGAAACTTTCTTGTCTATTTTTTGGGCTTCAGCATTGGCTTCTTTCGCTAACCTTAATGCTCCTTCCTGATTTAGGGAACTTGATTTTTCAACATATTGAGCAGAAAACATCAAACTTAACATTAATAAAAACGCACTGAAAATACTTTTCTTACTATTCATTATTTAAATTTTAGATTTTAAAGAACAAAACTACATCAATAACACAGAAAGACTTTTACAAATTAAAAATTCCAGTGAT
This DNA window, taken from Kaistella carnis, encodes the following:
- a CDS encoding heme-binding protein → MLSLMFSAQYVEKSSSLNQEGALRLAKEANAEAQKIDKKVSIAVLNNSGVVLLLLKGDNVGPHNTEASRRKAYTSFSTKNASWDLMNNAAKSTDARNLNTLPELLLLGGGMPIFKDGDLIGSIGISGGGSGENDHNIAKKTVENLGFKISK
- a CDS encoding class I SAM-dependent methyltransferase, which translates into the protein MNVQRKKHWETVYETKNPDEVSWTQEIPKTSLAFIHSFGLDKSAKIIDIGGGDSKLVDHLLNQGFENITVLDISENALEKAKIRLVEKAKKVTWIVSDILDFEPTETYDVWHDRAAFHFLTTDEEIEKYKSIVNKSVDGFLIIGTFSENGPLKCSGLEISQYSQEKLTSTFEEKFDKIDSVLEDHQTPFGTTQNFLFCGFKNRLNS